A single region of the Thioalkalivibrio nitratireducens DSM 14787 genome encodes:
- the aceE gene encoding pyruvate dehydrogenase (acetyl-transferring), homodimeric type, with protein sequence MNRNANSHDIDPQETQEWIDALEAVLEADGAERAHQLLESLIDKARRSGAYLPYSANTAYVNTIPPHLEPVFPGDSALEHRIRSYIRWNAMAMVVKANRVSAELGGHIASFASAATLYDVGFNHFWRAPSHEHGGDLLFVQGHSAPGMYARSFLEGRLSEEQLDHFRREVDGKGLASYPHPWLMPDYWQFPTVSMGLGPIMSIFQARYMKYLQDRGLAKTDDRRVWSFVGDGEVDEPETLGAITLASRERLDNLTWVVNCNLQRLDGPVRGNGKIVQELEAIFRGAGWNVIKVLWGRYWDPLLARDKDGLLQRRMMEAVDGDYQNYKSRDGAYVREHFFGKYPELKAMVANMSDEDIWRLNRGGHDPVKVYAAYKAAVEHGGQPTVILAHTVKGYGMGAAGEAQNRTHSQKKLDLEDMKAFRNRFDIPLTDEQVEAAEYIRPKADAPEMKYMLERRQALGGFLPVRRPLAAPLEVPGIDVFGSLLESSGEREMSTTMAFVRLLTLLARDKKIGRYVVPIVPDEARTFGMEGLFRQLGIYSSVGQLYEPQDRDQVMYYKEDKKGQILEEGINEAGAMSSWIAAATSYSTHGVATVPFYIYYSMFGFQRVGDLIWAAGDMQARGFLIGGTAGRTTLAGEGLQHQDGHSLMMAANVPNCISYDPTYAFELAVIIHSGLQRMFVEQQSVFYYVTAMNENYPQPAMPKGAEKGIVRGMYKFAAAGKRKKQVRLLGSGSILREVIAAAELLDQDFGVSSEIWSATSFNELARDGRACDREALLKPKAKPPVPWVMQCLSGSTAPVVAATDYVKAYADQIRAWVPAPYRVLGTDGFGRSDTRAALRRHFEVDRHYIAVAALRSLAEAGEIDASVVTDAIARYGIDTGRLNPLQA encoded by the coding sequence ATGAACCGCAATGCCAACTCGCACGACATCGATCCGCAGGAGACCCAGGAGTGGATCGATGCCCTGGAAGCCGTTCTCGAGGCCGATGGCGCCGAGCGGGCCCACCAGCTGCTGGAATCCCTGATCGACAAGGCGCGGCGCAGCGGTGCGTATCTGCCGTATTCGGCCAATACCGCGTACGTGAACACGATCCCGCCGCACCTGGAGCCCGTGTTCCCGGGTGACAGTGCGTTGGAACACCGGATCCGCTCGTACATCCGATGGAATGCGATGGCGATGGTGGTCAAGGCGAACCGAGTTTCGGCCGAACTCGGCGGTCACATTGCCAGCTTCGCTTCGGCAGCCACGCTGTATGATGTCGGGTTCAATCACTTCTGGCGCGCGCCGTCGCACGAGCATGGCGGCGACCTGCTGTTCGTGCAGGGGCACTCGGCGCCGGGGATGTATGCACGCTCGTTCCTGGAGGGGCGGCTGAGCGAGGAACAGCTCGACCACTTCCGCCGCGAGGTGGACGGCAAGGGCCTGGCATCGTATCCGCACCCCTGGCTGATGCCCGACTACTGGCAGTTCCCGACGGTGTCGATGGGCCTCGGGCCGATCATGAGCATTTTCCAGGCCCGGTACATGAAGTACCTGCAGGACCGCGGTCTGGCCAAGACCGATGACCGGCGGGTCTGGAGCTTCGTCGGCGACGGCGAGGTCGACGAGCCCGAGACCCTGGGCGCGATTACGCTGGCCTCGCGCGAACGCCTGGATAACCTGACCTGGGTCGTCAACTGCAACCTGCAGCGGCTCGACGGGCCGGTGCGCGGCAACGGCAAGATCGTCCAGGAACTCGAGGCGATCTTCCGCGGCGCGGGCTGGAACGTGATCAAGGTTCTCTGGGGCCGGTACTGGGACCCGCTGCTGGCGCGCGACAAGGACGGCCTGCTGCAGCGGCGGATGATGGAGGCGGTCGACGGCGATTACCAGAACTACAAGTCGCGCGACGGTGCCTACGTGCGCGAACACTTCTTCGGCAAGTACCCCGAGCTGAAGGCGATGGTCGCGAACATGTCCGATGAGGACATCTGGCGCCTGAACCGTGGCGGCCACGATCCCGTGAAAGTCTATGCCGCGTACAAGGCCGCGGTGGAGCACGGCGGGCAGCCGACCGTGATCCTGGCCCACACCGTGAAAGGGTACGGGATGGGTGCCGCCGGCGAGGCACAGAACCGGACCCATAGCCAGAAGAAGCTGGATCTCGAGGACATGAAGGCGTTCCGCAACCGCTTCGACATTCCGCTCACCGATGAGCAGGTCGAGGCCGCCGAATATATCCGGCCGAAGGCGGACGCTCCGGAGATGAAGTACATGCTCGAGCGCCGGCAGGCGTTGGGCGGATTCCTGCCGGTACGCCGGCCGCTGGCCGCGCCGCTGGAGGTGCCCGGGATCGACGTGTTCGGTTCGCTGCTCGAATCCAGCGGTGAACGCGAGATGTCGACCACGATGGCCTTCGTGCGCCTGCTGACGCTGCTGGCGCGCGACAAGAAGATCGGCCGTTACGTGGTGCCGATCGTGCCCGACGAGGCGCGCACCTTCGGCATGGAGGGCCTGTTCCGCCAGCTCGGCATCTACTCCTCGGTCGGCCAGCTCTACGAGCCGCAGGATCGCGACCAGGTGATGTATTACAAGGAGGACAAGAAAGGCCAGATCCTCGAAGAGGGCATCAACGAGGCCGGCGCGATGTCGTCGTGGATCGCGGCCGCTACTTCGTATTCGACGCATGGTGTGGCCACAGTCCCGTTCTACATCTATTACTCGATGTTCGGATTCCAGCGGGTCGGCGACCTGATCTGGGCTGCGGGGGACATGCAGGCGCGCGGTTTCCTGATCGGCGGCACCGCCGGGCGCACCACGCTGGCCGGCGAAGGCCTGCAGCACCAGGACGGCCACAGCCTGATGATGGCCGCGAACGTGCCCAATTGCATCTCCTACGACCCGACCTATGCCTTTGAACTTGCGGTGATCATCCACAGCGGGTTGCAGCGGATGTTCGTCGAGCAGCAGAGCGTGTTCTATTACGTCACCGCGATGAACGAGAACTACCCGCAGCCGGCGATGCCGAAGGGCGCGGAGAAGGGGATCGTGCGCGGCATGTATAAGTTCGCCGCCGCGGGCAAGCGCAAGAAGCAGGTCCGGCTGCTCGGGTCCGGCTCGATCCTGCGCGAGGTGATTGCGGCGGCGGAACTGCTGGACCAGGACTTCGGCGTATCTTCCGAGATCTGGAGCGCGACCAGTTTCAACGAACTGGCGCGGGACGGCCGCGCCTGTGACCGCGAGGCATTGCTGAAGCCGAAGGCGAAGCCGCCGGTGCCCTGGGTCATGCAATGCCTCTCCGGTTCCACGGCCCCGGTGGTTGCTGCGACCGACTACGTGAAGGCCTATGCCGACCAGATCCGTGCCTGGGTGCCGGCACCTTACCGGGTGCTCGGCACCGACGGCTTCGGGCGTTCCGATACCCGCGCGGCGCTGCGCCGGCACTTCGAGGTGGACCGCCATTACATCGCCGTCGCCGCGCTGCGGTCGCTGGCGGAGGCGGGCGAGATCGACGCGTCCGTGGTCACCGACGCAATCGCCCGGTACGGGATTGATACCGGTCGACTTAACCCGCTGCAGGCCTGA
- the rnt gene encoding ribonuclease T, whose protein sequence is MTEAQTLPPDARPMANRFRGFLPVVVDVETGGFDCRRHALLQVAAVFLRRSPDNHLRRDRTLSLHVRPFEGALLDPKSLEVNGIDPFHPLRIAHPEDQALGRLFSEVRREVKINQCKRAILVGHNAHFDLGFVHTAAERCGIRRNPFHPFSSLDTVSLAALAYGQTVLAKAAEAAGFGWDSEAAHSAAYDAEMTADLFCTITNRWQDSAGIPEAAALPPTAPT, encoded by the coding sequence ATGACCGAAGCCCAGACACTGCCCCCAGACGCCCGGCCAATGGCCAACCGCTTCCGCGGCTTTCTGCCGGTCGTGGTCGACGTCGAGACCGGAGGGTTCGATTGCCGCCGGCATGCCCTGCTGCAGGTCGCCGCTGTGTTCCTGCGCCGGAGTCCGGACAACCACCTGCGCAGGGACCGGACGCTGAGCCTGCACGTACGCCCGTTCGAGGGGGCGCTGCTCGACCCGAAATCGCTCGAGGTCAACGGGATCGATCCGTTTCACCCGCTGCGCATCGCGCATCCGGAGGATCAGGCCCTCGGCCGCCTGTTCAGCGAGGTGCGGCGCGAGGTGAAAATCAACCAGTGCAAGCGGGCGATCCTGGTCGGGCACAACGCACATTTCGACCTGGGATTCGTCCACACGGCTGCGGAACGCTGCGGCATCCGGCGCAACCCATTCCACCCGTTCAGCAGCCTGGATACCGTCTCACTGGCCGCACTGGCGTACGGCCAGACGGTGCTGGCCAAAGCGGCGGAGGCCGCTGGGTTCGGCTGGGACAGCGAGGCCGCGCACAGCGCGGCCTACGACGCCGAGATGACCGCCGACCTGTTCTGCACGATCACCAACCGCTGGCAGGACAGCGCCGGGATTCCGGAAGCGGCGGCACTGCCTCCCACCGCACCGACCTGA
- the grxD gene encoding Grx4 family monothiol glutaredoxin, protein MDVMDRIRQQVEENPVVIFMKGTPQFPMCGFSSRAAEALKRCEREFAYVNVLADQEVFQNLPRFADWPTFPQVYIDGELVGGCDITLELFENGELKKMVDEAHTRRAS, encoded by the coding sequence ATGGATGTCATGGATCGGATTCGTCAGCAGGTCGAAGAGAACCCCGTGGTGATCTTCATGAAGGGCACGCCGCAGTTCCCCATGTGTGGCTTTTCCAGTAGGGCCGCAGAGGCGCTGAAGCGCTGCGAGCGCGAATTCGCCTATGTGAACGTGCTGGCCGACCAGGAGGTCTTTCAGAATCTGCCGCGCTTCGCGGACTGGCCGACCTTTCCGCAAGTCTATATCGACGGCGAACTGGTCGGCGGTTGCGACATCACGCTGGAACTGTTCGAGAACGGCGAACTGAAGAAGATGGTCGACGAGGCGCACACCCGGCGCGCCTCCTGA
- the ychF gene encoding redox-regulated ATPase YchF, whose product MSLKCGIVGLPNVGKSTLFNALTRAEIAAENYPFCTIDPNVGVVEVPDPRLAVLAEIVQPQRVLPTTVEFVDIAGLVAGAAQGEGLGNQFLAHVRETDAIAQVVRCFEDEDVVHVAGRIDPLADIETIATELALADLDTLSKAITRLTRAAKSQDKEAIARLEVAERVAAGLDKGTPVRAQALSPETLSLLRDLHLLTAKPLIYIANVAEDGFRDNPLLAQVEAHASTERAEVVPVCAAIEAEIAQLEAGERSEFLAELGLAEPGLDRVIRATYRLLDLQTFFTCGPKEVRAWTVRRGSTAPQAAGVIHTDFEKGFIRAEVIAYEDFVAHGGELGAKDAGKWRLEGKEYVMKEGDVVHFRFNV is encoded by the coding sequence ATGAGTCTGAAGTGCGGGATCGTCGGTCTGCCCAACGTGGGCAAGTCCACGCTGTTCAATGCCCTGACACGCGCAGAGATCGCGGCGGAGAACTACCCTTTCTGCACCATCGACCCGAATGTCGGGGTGGTCGAGGTGCCGGATCCGCGTCTGGCGGTGCTGGCGGAGATCGTGCAGCCTCAGCGCGTGCTGCCGACCACGGTGGAATTCGTCGACATCGCGGGGTTGGTCGCGGGCGCGGCACAGGGTGAAGGGCTGGGCAACCAGTTTCTCGCCCACGTCCGGGAGACCGACGCGATCGCACAGGTCGTGCGCTGTTTCGAGGACGAGGACGTCGTCCATGTCGCCGGCCGTATCGATCCGCTCGCCGACATCGAGACGATCGCGACCGAGCTGGCGTTGGCGGACCTAGACACGCTGTCGAAGGCGATCACCCGCCTGACGCGCGCGGCGAAGTCGCAGGACAAGGAAGCGATCGCGCGGCTGGAGGTGGCCGAACGGGTTGCCGCGGGGCTGGACAAGGGTACGCCGGTGCGGGCGCAGGCGCTGTCCCCCGAGACGCTGTCGCTGCTCCGGGATCTGCACTTGCTGACGGCCAAGCCGCTGATCTACATCGCCAACGTCGCCGAGGATGGTTTCCGCGACAACCCGCTGCTGGCCCAGGTCGAGGCTCATGCCAGTACCGAAAGGGCCGAGGTGGTGCCGGTTTGCGCGGCGATCGAGGCCGAGATCGCGCAGCTCGAGGCCGGCGAGCGGTCCGAATTCCTGGCGGAACTGGGGCTCGCGGAACCCGGGCTCGACCGCGTGATTCGGGCAACGTACCGGCTCCTCGACCTGCAGACCTTTTTCACCTGCGGGCCGAAGGAGGTGCGCGCCTGGACCGTGCGCCGCGGTTCGACCGCGCCGCAGGCGGCCGGTGTGATTCACACGGATTTCGAGAAGGGCTTCATCCGTGCCGAGGTCATTGCATACGAGGATTTCGTCGCCCACGGTGGTGAGCTGGGCGCGAAGGACGCTGGGAAATGGCGCCTGGAAGGAAAGGAATACGTCATGAAGGAAGGGGACGTTGTACATTTCCGCTTCAACGTCTGA
- the pth gene encoding aminoacyl-tRNA hydrolase: protein MPIRLIAGLGNPGPRYADTRHNAGFWFVDHLVRRHGGVFRAESRFEGEVSRVQLGSAGCLLLKPLTFMNRSGGSLQKLAAFYRIPPEEILVVHDDLDLPVGTARLKMGGGHGGHNGLRDIHRHLGAEFARLRIGIGHPGHREAVIGYVLERPTRDEEAAMRESIDAALESADDLIVGDWDKAVRRLHARPAAENGKAS from the coding sequence ATGCCAATCCGTCTGATCGCCGGGCTGGGCAACCCGGGCCCGCGTTATGCCGACACCCGGCATAACGCGGGCTTCTGGTTCGTCGATCACCTAGTGCGCCGGCACGGCGGCGTGTTCCGCGCCGAATCGCGATTCGAGGGCGAAGTCTCGCGCGTACAGCTTGGCTCGGCGGGATGCCTGTTGCTGAAGCCGCTGACGTTCATGAATCGCAGCGGTGGTTCGTTGCAGAAGCTCGCCGCGTTCTACCGCATTCCGCCCGAGGAGATCCTGGTGGTCCACGACGACCTCGATCTTCCGGTGGGGACCGCGCGCCTGAAAATGGGCGGCGGCCATGGTGGACACAATGGGCTGCGCGACATCCATCGCCACCTGGGAGCGGAGTTCGCGCGTCTGCGCATCGGGATCGGTCACCCCGGGCATCGCGAGGCCGTGATCGGCTACGTGCTCGAGCGTCCGACCCGCGACGAGGAGGCGGCGATGCGGGAGTCGATCGATGCAGCGCTGGAATCGGCCGATGATCTGATCGTCGGCGACTGGGACAAGGCCGTGCGCCGGCTGCATGCACGGCCGGCCGCCGAGAACGGGAAGGCGTCATGA
- a CDS encoding 50S ribosomal protein L25/general stress protein Ctc, which translates to MSLDFVIEAEPRLEQGSSASRRLRRAGKLPGILYGGHEDPVTITLDHNAILQNLKHDAFYSHILTVNLSGKTERAILRDVQRHPFKPTLVHVDLLRVSADEAIRVHVPLHFVNEEICKGVKTGGGMINRQLTEVEVECLPANLPESIVVDVAELGVGETLHLSDLALPERVSVVALVQGGDHDTAVVSVLMPRGEKAASDEGEEPEPGAESV; encoded by the coding sequence ATGAGTCTGGATTTCGTCATCGAAGCCGAACCGCGCCTGGAGCAGGGATCGAGTGCGAGCCGCCGCCTGCGCCGCGCCGGCAAGCTGCCGGGGATCCTCTATGGGGGTCACGAGGATCCGGTAACGATTACACTGGATCACAACGCGATCCTGCAGAACCTTAAGCACGACGCGTTTTATTCTCACATCCTCACCGTGAACCTGAGCGGCAAGACCGAGCGCGCGATCCTGCGCGACGTCCAGCGCCACCCGTTCAAGCCCACACTGGTCCACGTGGATCTGCTTCGGGTCAGCGCCGACGAGGCGATTCGCGTGCACGTGCCGCTGCACTTCGTAAACGAGGAGATCTGCAAGGGCGTGAAGACCGGCGGTGGCATGATCAACCGCCAGTTGACGGAAGTGGAGGTCGAGTGCCTTCCGGCGAATCTCCCCGAGAGTATCGTCGTGGACGTCGCCGAGCTGGGGGTCGGCGAGACCCTGCACCTGTCGGACCTCGCGCTTCCGGAGCGGGTCAGCGTGGTTGCGCTCGTCCAGGGCGGCGATCACGACACCGCCGTGGTCAGCGTGCTGATGCCGCGTGGTGAGAAGGCGGCGTCCGATGAAGGCGAGGAGCCGGAGCCTGGCGCCGAGAGCGTCTGA
- a CDS encoding ribose-phosphate diphosphokinase, whose amino-acid sequence MMIFTGNANPHLAHKVAGYLDLRMGKATVGRFSDGEVQIEILENVRGRDVFVIQPTGQPTNDNIMELLIMVDALRRASAGRITTVIPYFGYARQDRRVRSARVPISAKVVANMIEAVGADRVLTIDVHADQVQGFFNVPVDNIYASPVLLGDIWRREAGDVTVVSPDVGGVVRARAIAKRLDDADLAIIDKRRPRTNEAQVMHIIGDVEDRCCVIIDDMVDTAGTLCQAARALKEHGAAKVYAYATHAVLSGPAVANIESSMLDELVVTDTLMLQPNAQACSRVRQLSVAEMLAETIRRINTEESVSSLFVD is encoded by the coding sequence ATGATGATCTTCACGGGTAATGCCAACCCGCATCTCGCCCACAAGGTGGCCGGCTACCTGGATCTGCGCATGGGCAAGGCCACCGTCGGTCGGTTCAGCGACGGCGAGGTGCAGATCGAGATCCTGGAGAACGTTCGCGGGCGCGACGTGTTCGTAATCCAGCCCACCGGGCAGCCCACGAACGACAATATCATGGAGCTGCTGATCATGGTGGATGCACTGCGCCGGGCCTCGGCCGGACGCATCACCACCGTGATCCCGTACTTCGGGTACGCGCGCCAGGATCGCCGTGTGCGCTCGGCGCGGGTGCCGATTTCGGCCAAGGTGGTAGCCAACATGATCGAGGCGGTTGGTGCCGACCGCGTGCTGACCATCGACGTGCATGCGGACCAGGTACAGGGTTTTTTCAACGTGCCGGTGGACAATATCTACGCTTCGCCGGTACTGCTCGGTGATATATGGCGGCGCGAGGCCGGCGATGTGACCGTGGTGTCACCCGACGTCGGCGGCGTGGTCCGCGCCCGGGCGATCGCCAAGCGCCTGGACGATGCGGATCTCGCGATCATCGACAAGCGCAGGCCGCGCACGAACGAGGCCCAGGTGATGCACATCATCGGCGACGTCGAGGACCGCTGCTGCGTGATCATCGACGACATGGTCGATACCGCGGGAACGCTGTGTCAGGCCGCGCGGGCGCTGAAGGAGCACGGCGCGGCGAAGGTGTACGCCTATGCCACGCATGCCGTGCTTTCCGGGCCAGCAGTTGCTAATATAGAGAGTTCCATGCTGGATGAGCTGGTGGTGACCGATACGCTGATGCTGCAGCCGAACGCCCAGGCCTGCAGTCGGGTTCGCCAGCTGTCCGTCGCGGAGATGCTGGCCGAGACCATCCGGCGCATCAACACGGAAGAGTCCGTGAGTTCGCTGTTCGTGGACTGA
- the ispE gene encoding 4-(cytidine 5'-diphospho)-2-C-methyl-D-erythritol kinase: MSDPFATVFPAPAKINRFLQITGRRPDGYHELQTVFQFVGLQDELRFSPLPGGVFELDAPAELQAADNLCLQAARIVSGASGRDFGVRIELTKRIPVGGGLGGGSSDAATTLVALNHLFGLGLELGELVELALKLGADVPVFVHGRAAWAEGVGDRLVPVEPETPWALLIDPGVAVSTATMFRSGELTRDCPAERIAHSGYAALKNVFEPLARRSHPRIDAALHWLEGLGVEARLSGTGGCLFGLFATEAEAQQARSQQPDAWRSWVVRLCNRSPLCAWHPGVAQDGAVS, translated from the coding sequence GTGAGCGATCCGTTTGCAACCGTCTTCCCGGCGCCGGCCAAGATCAACCGTTTCCTGCAGATCACCGGCCGCCGGCCGGACGGATACCACGAGCTGCAGACGGTGTTCCAGTTCGTCGGCCTGCAGGATGAACTCAGGTTTTCGCCGCTGCCGGGCGGGGTGTTCGAGCTGGATGCGCCGGCAGAGCTGCAGGCCGCGGACAACCTGTGTCTGCAGGCCGCCCGGATCGTGTCGGGGGCCAGCGGTCGCGACTTCGGTGTCCGTATCGAGCTGACCAAGCGGATCCCGGTCGGCGGAGGCCTCGGCGGTGGCAGCTCCGATGCGGCCACCACGCTGGTCGCTTTGAATCACCTGTTCGGGCTTGGCCTGGAACTCGGGGAACTGGTCGAACTGGCACTGAAGCTGGGAGCCGACGTGCCGGTCTTCGTGCACGGCCGGGCGGCCTGGGCCGAGGGTGTTGGAGATCGCCTGGTTCCGGTCGAGCCGGAGACCCCCTGGGCCCTGCTGATCGATCCCGGGGTCGCGGTGTCGACGGCAACCATGTTCCGGTCGGGTGAATTGACAAGGGATTGCCCCGCCGAGAGAATCGCGCACTCGGGATACGCGGCGCTGAAAAACGTCTTCGAACCGCTGGCCCGCCGAAGCCATCCGCGTATCGATGCTGCGCTGCACTGGCTCGAGGGGTTGGGTGTCGAGGCCCGGCTGAGCGGCACAGGCGGTTGTCTGTTCGGGCTTTTCGCGACGGAGGCGGAGGCGCAGCAGGCACGTTCGCAGCAGCCGGACGCGTGGCGCAGCTGGGTGGTGCGCCTGTGCAACAGGTCGCCGTTGTGCGCGTGGCACCCCGGGGTGGCGCAGGATGGCGCCGTGTCGTAA
- the lolB gene encoding lipoprotein insertase outer membrane protein LolB, whose protein sequence is MPRALPGWALLLLLSGCAGFPGQPGERVEAREAFMDRAERVAAVSDWRLAGRLVLEMPGESWSGQLSWRAADDSQIIDLAGPMGRGGGRLVLGGERAVLLTRDGERFEARDPDALMVVMTGREIPVSGLDHWVRGIARPGIPFDLRADRSGQPVRLFQDGWEIVYGAFEDAGPARLPTSMALTRGDMNLRLTVQRWQLGVPSGS, encoded by the coding sequence ATGCCTCGGGCTTTGCCGGGGTGGGCGCTGCTGCTGTTGCTCTCCGGCTGCGCGGGGTTCCCCGGCCAGCCCGGGGAGCGGGTGGAGGCGCGCGAGGCGTTCATGGACCGGGCCGAACGGGTGGCCGCGGTCTCGGACTGGCGCCTCGCCGGACGCTTGGTGCTGGAGATGCCCGGCGAGAGCTGGAGCGGTCAGCTCAGCTGGCGCGCTGCGGACGACAGCCAGATCATCGACCTGGCCGGGCCGATGGGACGCGGTGGGGGGCGCCTGGTGCTAGGCGGCGAACGGGCGGTGCTGCTCACGCGCGACGGCGAGCGTTTCGAGGCCCGCGATCCCGACGCGCTGATGGTCGTGATGACCGGGCGCGAGATCCCGGTCAGCGGGCTGGATCACTGGGTGCGGGGAATCGCCCGTCCGGGGATCCCGTTCGACCTGCGCGCCGATCGGTCCGGGCAGCCGGTGCGCCTGTTCCAGGATGGCTGGGAGATTGTCTACGGCGCGTTCGAGGACGCCGGGCCCGCCCGCCTGCCGACGTCGATGGCGTTGACTCGAGGCGACATGAACCTGCGGCTGACCGTGCAACGCTGGCAACTCGGCGTGCCGTCGGGGTCGTGA